From Mya arenaria isolate MELC-2E11 chromosome 12, ASM2691426v1, the proteins below share one genomic window:
- the LOC128210367 gene encoding uncharacterized protein LOC128210367: protein MERFKMSLIHTSKKIIAVGLLLTSLTFVIMFEYIDRVHVIRLHVHMPPSRPFRPVDNILAVIRTLTVTPEHLRTISSNPDLIDKINASSGVHYPVTFKRPYLIENTKLCSFVPNLAVLIIVHTAPNHFELRNAMRRTWANDTHYESLGKVRKLFLLGTVNNQTLQTELEKEFKENQDLLQGDIVDADSNLTHKGVMGYIWVSERCQNAKYILKVDDDIVVDMYRLFTKVIPNFKNKTKQILCSYITPGTMLITRKKKNKWYVNENHFQGQQFYPEYCSGLLVLFTNDVIPAIFKSASVSPFFWVDDVNLYGLVSNHLLRNNINGLVEKDHLLDGQKALKCYRNETMNRQHKCNYLVTGSRKIQVLVDIWSEMTKQYENEKVEKIEEAVTSTITSKTMIRPAGDLAAIGTFTVDTKDLRAISPNPDLIAKINASSDVKYPVTFKGSYLIENPELCSSVPNLAVLIIVHTAPNHFELRNAMRRTWANDRHYESLGKVRKLFLLGTVNNQTVQTELKKEFNEHKDLLQGDFVDAYRNLTHKGVMGYRWVSERCRNAKFILKVDDDIVVNMYRLFTKVIPKIRNKTKQILCHYILPGTMRILREKKSKWYVNENHFKGQKFYPEYCSGFLVLFSNDAIPAMFKAASVTPFFWVDDVYLYGLVPSHVPGITYTSLEQEAHMLNGDKALKCYRNETMNRLHKCNYLVTGSRTMQVSVDIWSEMTKQYEKVKENEKAVSSTINHETIIRPADKLLAVKRNRTVAPEDLRAISPNPDLIAKINASSDVQYPVTLKGFYLIENPELCSSVPDLTVLIIVHTAPIHFERRNVMRKTWTNDTHYKSLGNVRTLFLLGTVNDKTVQTELEKEFKKHQDILQGDFVDAFKNLTHKGVMGYRWVSEWCRNAKYILKVDDNIVVHMFRLFTKVIPKYTNKTKQILCNHIFPGTMLIIREKKSQWYVNENHFKGQKFYPEYCSGFLVLFSNDVIPAIFKAASVTPFFWVDNVYLYGLAPSHVPGITYNGLDKKDHMLDGDKALKCYRNKTLNNQHNCNFLVTGSRTVQVSVEIWSEMTKQYKQEKVEHFEVALPSTIKYKTTKDSE from the coding sequence ATGGAGCGATTTAAAATGTCGTTGATTCACACATCAAAGAAAATCATTGCCGTCGGCTTGCTCTTGACCAGTTTAACCTTTGTGATAATGTTTGAATACATTGACCGGGTTCATGTAATACGTTTACACGTACATATGCCGCCTAGCCGACCATTTCGACCCGTCGACAACATTTTGGCAGTCATAAGAACCTTAACAGTAACACCGGAACACCTAAGGACCATATCATCAAATCCGGACCTGATCGACAAAATCAACGCATCATCGGGTGTCCATTATCCAGTGACTTTTAAAAGACCCTATCtgattgaaaatacaaaattatgttcatttgtGCCTAATTTGGCTGTGTTAATCATTGTTCATACCGCTCCAAAccattttgaattaagaaatgcAATGAGAAGAACTTGGGCTAATGATACGCATTATGAATCTCTAGGAAAGGTAAGAAAATTGTTCCTTCTTGGTACAGTCAATAACCAAACGCTTCAGACAGAATTGGAAAAGGAATTTAAAGAAAACCAAGACCTCTTACAAGGAGATATCGTCGATGCTGACAGTAATCTTACACATAAAGGTGTTATGGGGTACATTTGGGTTTCTGAGCGGTGCCAGAATGCTAAATACATCCTGAAAGTTGACGATGATATCGTTGTTGATATGTACAGACTATTTACTAAAGTTATaccaaactttaaaaacaaaacaaaacaaatccttTGCAGTTATATAACACCAGGAACTATGCTTATTACTcggaaaaagaaaaacaagtgGTATGTAAATGAAAACCATTTTCAGGGACAACAATTTTATCCTGAATATTGCAGCGGATTACTGGTCCTCTTTACTAATGACGTCATACCAGCAATATTTAAATCTGCATCGGTGTCGCCATTTTTCTGGGTGGATGACGTAAATTTGTACGGCCTTGTGTCAAACCATCTTCTAAGAAATAATATCAACGGCTTAGTGGAAAAGGACCACCTGCTGGACGGACAGAAGGCCTTAAAGTGTTATAGAAACGAAACAATGAATCGGCAGCATAAATGTAATTATCTTGTTACCGGGTCCCGAAAAATACAAGTTTTAGTAGACATATGGTCGGAAATGACTAAACAGTACGAAAatgaaaaagtagaaaaaattGAAGAAGCCGTGACATCGACAATTACTTCCAAAACGATGATTCGGCCAGCCGGAGACTTGGCAGCCATAGGGACTTTTACAGTAGACACTAAAGACCTAAGGGCTATATCACCAAATCCGGACCTGATCGCCAAAATTAACGCCTCATCGGATGTCAAATATCCAGTGACATTTAAAGGATCATATCTGATTGAGAATCCAGAATTATGTTCATCTGTGCCTAATTTGGCTGTGTTAATCATTGTTCATACCGCTCCAAAccattttgaattaagaaatgcAATGAGAAGAACTTGGGCTAATGATAGGCATTATGAATCTCTAGGAAAAGTTAGAAAATTGTTCCTTCTTGGTACAGTCAATAACCAAACGGTTCAGACAGAGTTGAAAAAGGAATTTAACGAACACAAAGACCTCTTACAAGGAGATTTTGTCGATGCTTACAGGAATCTTACTCATAAAGGTGTGATGGGGTACCGTTGGGTTTCCGAGCGGTGCCGGAACGCTAAATTCATCCTTAAAGTTGACGATGATATCGTTGTTAATATGTACAGATTATTTACTAAAGTTATACCAAaaattagaaacaaaacaaaacaaattctctGCCATTATATACTTCCAGGAACAATGCGTATTTTACGGGAAAAGAAGAGCAAGTGGTATGTAAATGAAAACCATTTTAAGGGACAGAAATTTTATCCTGAATATTGCAGCGGGTTTCTGGTCCTCTTCTCTAATGACGCCATACCGGCAATGTTCAAAGCCGCATCGGTAACACCATTTTTCTGGGTAGATGACGTGTATCTGTACGGCCTTGTTCCAAGCCATGTACCAGGTATTACATACACTAGTTTAGAACAAGAGGCCCACATGCTAAACGGCGATAAAGCCTTAAAGTGTTATAGAAACGAAACAATGAATCGCCTGCacaaatgtaattatctagtaaCTGGTTCCCGAACAATGCAAGTTTCAGTGGATATATGGTCGGAAATGACTAAACAGTACGAAAAggtaaaagaaaatgaaaaagctGTGAGTTCGACAATCAATCATGAAACGATAATTCGCCCAGCCGACAAACTTTTGGCAGTCAAAAGGAACCGTACAGTAGCCCCCGAAGACCTGAGAGCCATATCACCAAATCCGGACCTGATCGCCAAAATCAACGCCTCATCGGATGTCCAATATCCAGTGACTTTAAAAGGATTTTATCTGATTGAAAATCCAGAATTATGTTCATCTGTGCCCGATTTGACCGTCTTAATCATTGTTCATACCGCTCCAATCCATTTTGAAAGGCGCAATGTAATGAGAAAAACTTGGACTAATGATACGCATTATAAATCCTTAGGAAATGTAAGAACATTATTCCTTCTCGGTACCGTAAATGACAAAACGGTTCAGACAGAATTGGAAAAGGAATTCAAAAAACACCAAGACATCTTACAAGGAGATTTCGTCGATGCTTTCAAGAATCTTACACATAAAGGTGTGATGGGGTACCGTTGGGTTTCCGAGTGGTGCCGGAACGCTAAATACATCCTGAAAGTTGACGATAATATCGTTGTTCATATGTTCAGATTATTTACTAAAGTTATaccaaaatatacaaacaaaacgaAACAAATCCTATGCAATCATATTTTTCCAGGAACTATGCTCATCATTCGGGAAAAGAAAAGCCAGTGGTATGTAAATGAAAACCATTTTAAGGGACAGAAATTTTATCCTGAATATTGCAGCGGGTTTCTGGTCCTCTTTTCTAATGACGTTATTCCAGCAATATTCAAAGCCGCATCGGTGACGCCCTTTTTCTGGGTGGATAACGTGTATTTGTACGGCCTTGCGCCAAGCCATGTACCAGGAATTACATACAATGGTTTAGATAAAAAAGACCACATGCTTGACGGCGACAAGGCCCTGAAGTGctatagaaacaaaacattgaataacCAGCATAATTGTAATTTTCTTGTTACTGGTTCCCGAACAGTACAAGTGTCAGTCGAAATATGGTCGGAAATGACTAAACAGTACAAACAAgagaaagtagaacattttgaAGTAGCTTTGCCTTCGACAATCAAATACAAAACGACGAAGGATTCGGAATGA